One region of Juglans regia cultivar Chandler chromosome 4, Walnut 2.0, whole genome shotgun sequence genomic DNA includes:
- the LOC109006787 gene encoding uncharacterized protein LOC109006787, whose product MASTTGLDQNESYDDGSSSYFQKTVCLHDWWLIKAEEDFEGKRLAVAGFTSREQQAVRVFSSAPVLKRYDMFTLETADGICVFIKGFINKLRTSDNGFPSEVFSHFVFGFPPNWEEFAAKLLEGDSTTCVHSGHISAPDEFATHPGLVVDNKNSSPATKQTPKTHQLFVHENKHDIEPLKSRFHTVSENITIDASNGSKLCKHATKDGTEVNVTPCDFRSRSSARLKNLKGNLHNNPESRYSVKHRNKNLSPTFDAFENTDGAKMNSSSRTTIQSEGRMDISDSLPGYSMGQVFGNLSVDVGSKQKEEKMAVNGSKSKRNKMNSIPFVSDDLSNIVQNNNCEFEGIGASSPSADEVQDPRHPTVLRKVDAECAGGGSLQKSNVKHPLNCGNNMTQGDLKTRNDNSARSPILRRTKDLKNAVREGENNAKEESMCSKRDFIYSPESLSFGRSRSGRLLVPTLEFWRNQLPVYDSDRKMTGIKDELIVIGQSRGGMR is encoded by the exons ATGGCTTCTACGACTGGTCTGGACCAAAACGAGTCCTACGATGATGGTTCATCATCTTACTTCCAGAAAACA GTATGCTTGCACGATTGGTGGTTAATCAAAGCTGAAGAGGACTTTGAAGGGAAACGACTAGCCGTTGCGGGCTTCACCTCGCGAGA GCAACAAGCAGTGCGTGTGTTTTCATCTGCACCAGTACTCAAAAGATACGATATGTTTACCCTGGAGACAGCTGACGggatttgtgtttttattaaAGGATTCATTAACAAGCTGCGGACTAGCGATAATGGATTTCCATCCGAG GTTTTTAGTCATTTTGTGTTTGGCTTTCCTCCCAACTGGGAAGAATTTGCTGCAAAGCTCTTGGAAGGAGATTCTACCACTTGTGTTCATTCAGGACATATTTCTGCACCAGATGAGTTTGCCACTCATCCAGGAT TGGTTGTAGACAATAAAAATTCGAGTCCAGCTacaaaacaaactccaaaaaCTCACCAGCTGTTCGTTCATGAAAATAAGCATGATATTGAACCTTTAAAAAGTCGTTTTCATACTGTTTCTGAGAATATCACCATTGATGCTTCAAATGGTTCTAAGTTGTGTAAGCATGCGACCAAAGATGGAACAGAAGTGAATGTTACACCTTGTGATTTTCGGAGTAGGAGTTCCGCTAGATTGAAGAATCTGAAAGGCAATTTGCATAATAACCCCGAATCTAGATATTCTGTGAAGCATAGAAACAAAAACTTGAGTCCCACATTTGATGCATTTGAAAACACTGATGGAGCAAAAATGAATAGTTCGTCAAGAACCACCATTCAATCTGAGGGGAGAATGGACATATCAGACAGCCTTCCTGGATATTCTATGGGCCAAGTTTTTGGAAATTTGTCTGTGGATGTAGGAAGCaaacagaaagaagagaaaatggcAGTCAATGggtcaaaaagtaaaagaaataagatgAATTCCATTCCCTTTGTTTCTGATGATCTGAGCAATATTGTACAGAATAATAACTGTGAATTTGAGGGCATTGGCGCATCCAGCCCGTCTGCTGATGAAGTTCAAGACCCAAGGCATCCGACTGTCCTTAGAAAAGTTGATGCTGAATGTGCTGGAGGTGGTTCTCTGCAGAAATCCAATGTAAAACATCCGCTAAACTGTGGAAACAATATGACTCAAGGTgatttgaagacaaggaacgatAATTCAGCTAGGTCTCCCATTTTGCGTCGTACAAAGGACTTGAAGAATGCAGTAAGGGAAGGAGAAAACAATGCTAAGGAAGAAAGCATGTGCAGTAAGagagattttatttattctccAGAGTCTTTGAGTTTTGGAAGATCAAGGTCAG GGAGACTACTGGTTCCTACATTGGAATTCTGGCGCAATCAATTGCCAGTTTATGATTCG GATCGCAAAATGACTGGAATTAAGGATGAGTTGATTGTGATAGGGCAGTCTAGAG gtggaatgagatga
- the LOC109006786 gene encoding histone H4-like, whose amino-acid sequence MCTIFYTNQRNPKFETLDLSLSAEMSGRGKGGKGLGKGGAKRHRKVLRDNIQGITKPAIRRLARRGGVKRISGLIYEETRGVLKIFLENVIRDAVTYTEHARRKTVTAMDVVYALKRQGRTLYGFGG is encoded by the coding sequence ATGTGCACGATATTCTACACAAACCAAAGAAATCCCAAATTCGAAAccctagatctctctctctcagctgaAATGTCGGGTCGTGGTAAGGGTGGCAAGGGATTGGGCAAAGGAGGAGCTAAGAGGCACAGGAAGGTGCTTCGGGACAACATTCAGGGCATCACCAAGCCTGCGATTCGGCGTCTGGCAAGGAGAGGCGGTGTCAAGAGGATCAGCGGTCTTATATACGAGGAGACCCGCGGCGTTCTCAAGATCTTCCTTGAGAACGTTATCCGCGACGCCGTGACCTACACGGAGCACGCCCGGAGGAAGACGGTGACCGCTATGGATGTGGTCTACGCGCTTAAGAGACAGGGCAGGACCTTGTATGGATTCGGTGGTTGA